In a single window of the Candidatus Cloacimonadota bacterium genome:
- a CDS encoding SLBB domain-containing protein, producing MRRKILLLIMICMIPAILLAQSKSTIPQASFDMIQYNVSVVGNVRYPGTYVLSADQRVFDAIKRANTYIDEYGNPHFSPLENSSTRNISLQNKKGTIIIDIERFLRYGDEKHNPYITDGDLIVVPAIQEKVFISGSINNGGEFELVNNDHLLDIIMLSMGFSDDAYLDSVEVVRFINNSSNTEKVFVNCNKILNDPASAQNILLRNDDRIYVRAIPEFHRREGVTVSGEVVYPGGYAIENGVTTLYDILVQSGGPTEKADLQNAYVQRKSSEDVIDTEFERLKNMLVEDMTTLEYEYFKTKSREKRGKFATDFNKLWFENDPEYNFLLKTGDFIYIPDRTVTVTVSGQVKNPGLVTYIPGENYQYYIDKAGGFAWQARKGKIRVIKANSGEWLKPKETTPIELGDMIFIPEKPDVDYWQLTKDIMSIAAQIATVIIVVQNAVK from the coding sequence ATGAGAAGAAAAATTTTATTATTGATCATGATTTGCATGATTCCTGCAATTTTGTTAGCCCAGTCCAAGTCAACAATTCCACAAGCATCTTTCGATATGATCCAATACAATGTATCAGTTGTTGGAAATGTTCGTTATCCGGGAACATACGTGCTTTCTGCAGACCAAAGAGTATTCGATGCCATCAAGCGTGCAAACACGTATATCGATGAATATGGAAACCCCCATTTTAGTCCTCTTGAAAATTCATCCACGAGAAACATTAGTCTTCAAAATAAAAAAGGCACTATCATAATTGATATTGAGCGATTTCTTAGGTATGGAGATGAAAAACATAATCCATATATTACTGATGGGGATCTCATAGTTGTTCCAGCAATCCAGGAAAAAGTATTTATATCAGGTTCAATTAATAATGGGGGTGAATTTGAGCTCGTTAATAACGATCACCTCTTGGATATCATTATGCTTTCAATGGGTTTTTCTGATGATGCATATCTGGATTCTGTCGAGGTTGTTAGATTCATTAACAATTCATCAAATACAGAAAAGGTTTTCGTAAATTGTAATAAGATATTAAACGATCCTGCAAGTGCTCAGAATATTCTTTTGAGAAATGATGATCGTATCTATGTAAGAGCAATACCTGAATTTCACAGGCGTGAAGGTGTCACAGTAAGTGGCGAGGTTGTGTATCCAGGCGGATATGCTATCGAAAATGGAGTTACGACATTATATGATATTTTAGTTCAGAGTGGAGGTCCTACTGAAAAAGCTGATCTCCAAAATGCATATGTGCAAAGAAAGAGCAGTGAAGATGTTATCGATACTGAATTTGAACGTCTTAAGAATATGTTAGTTGAAGACATGACCACGCTTGAATATGAATATTTCAAAACAAAGTCACGAGAGAAAAGGGGGAAGTTTGCCACTGACTTCAATAAATTGTGGTTTGAAAATGATCCTGAGTATAACTTCTTGCTTAAGACAGGGGATTTTATTTACATTCCGGATAGAACAGTGACAGTTACCGTGTCAGGTCAGGTGAAAAATCCTGGATTGGTTACCTATATCCCAGGTGAAAATTATCAATATTATATTGATAAAGCTGGTGGATTTGCGTGGCAAGCTCGAAAAGGGAAAATCCGTGTTATTAAGGCAAACTCAGGTGAATGGCTGAAACCGAAAGAAACGACTCCAATAGAGCTTGGTGATATGATTTTCATCCCGGAGAAACCGGATGTTGATTATTGGCAACTTACAAAAGATATCATGAGTATTGCTGCACAGATTGCAACGGTTATCATTGTTGTGCAGAATGCCGTGAAGTAA